One region of Ananas comosus cultivar F153 linkage group 9, ASM154086v1, whole genome shotgun sequence genomic DNA includes:
- the LOC109715128 gene encoding rRNA-processing protein EFG1-like — MAHGGYARRRIEERRPLGRRSKGLGLDKKGKKQRSASLKNQIRSTERLLRKDLPHEVREAQVKKLEELKRQQEIHTRLAIERKIQLRNRKIKFFERRKIERMIRRLEKQQRSSSDHVEEGRISDQLSKLREDLEYVRFFPKTEKYVPLFAGGDNPTIVEKRNKLRKQIKDNLVAAAASGKDLEETASDDDALDMSEDDFFMSGSSSDEVEADDEWTDKSTKEQASSASGKATSGMSSDEKNQRQISARVLMPPPRSLPPNRGKFIKKFDISTSSNTSNSTSSSSSKKWRPTANVQGDHSSNLSSNSDAHKSRRKRRHRKKKKQA; from the exons ATGGCGCACGGCGGCTACGCGCGGCGTCGCATCGAGGAGCGGCGCCCCCTCGGGCGCCGATCGAAGGGGCTAGGGCTCGACAAGAAGGGGAAGAAGCAGAGGTCGGCGTCCCTCAAGAACCAGATCCGATCCACCGAGCGATTGCTCCGCAAG GACCTCCCTCATGAAGTCAGGGAAGCTCAAGTCAAGAAATTGGAAGAACTGAAAAGACAGCAGGAAATTCATACTAGACTGGCTATAGAACGCAAAATACAGTTgcgaaatagaaaaataaaattctttg AGAGAAGAAAGATAGAGAGGATGATAAGACGACTTGAAAAGCAACAACGCTCATCATCTGATCATGTTGAAGAGGGAAGAATATCTGATCAACTTTCAAAATTACGAGAAGATCTTGAATATGTTAGG TTCTTCCCAAAGACAGAAAAGTATGTACCATTGTTTGCTGGTGGGGATAATCCTACTATTgtggaaaaaagaaataagttgCGGAAGCAAATCAAAGACAATCTTGTGGCTGCTGCAGCTAGCGGGAAAGACTTAGAAG AGACAGCAAGTGATGATGATGCTTTAGACATGAGCGAGGATGACTTCTTCATGTCTGGAAGTTCAAGCGATGAAGTAGAGGCAGATGATGAGTGGACAGACAAAAGTACAAA GGAGCAAGCATCCAGCGCTTCTGGGAAAGCAACCTCTGGCATGTCAAGTGATGAAAAGAATCAG AGGCAAATATCTGCTCGAGTTCTCATGCCGCCTCCTCGATCATTACCTCCAAACAGAGGTAAATTTATAAAGAAGTTCGATATATCCACATCAAGCAACACATCAAATAGCACAAGCAGCTCTTCCTCCAAAAAGTGGAGACCAACAGCGAATGTACAAGGAGATCATAGTAGCAACCTGAGTTCCAATTCTGATGCTCATAAATCACGGAGGAAACGCAGAcataggaagaagaagaaacag GCATAG
- the LOC109715916 gene encoding protein EPIDERMAL PATTERNING FACTOR 2-like, giving the protein MKKCYCTKDTLLLFMLLLISTMCEGLRSTPHDITGSNDEGDETSSLFKEERDDDILKGMFATGSSLPDCTNACGACFPCKRVMVSFKCSVAESCPIVYRCMCKGKYYHVPSN; this is encoded by the exons ATGAAGAAGTGTTATTGCACCAAAGATACACTTCTTCTATTCATGCTCTTATTGATCTCTACAATGTGTGAAGGTCTTCGATCAACACCTC ATGATATAACGGGTTCGAATGACGAAGGAGATGAAACAAGCTCTTTGTTTAAG GAGGAGAGAGATGACGACATCCTAAAAGGAATGTTCGCGACCGGTTCGAGCTTGCCCGACTGCACGAACGCTTGCGGGGCGTGTTTTCCATGCAAGAGGGTCATGGTGAGCTTCAAGTGCTCCGTCGCCGAGTCGTGCCCGATCGTCTACCGTTGCATGTGCAAGGGGAAATACTATCACGTCCCGTCGAATTGA
- the LOC109715709 gene encoding magnesium transporter MRS2-I-like, which produces MAAAEEADHGGAAAKKAPAARSWMVVEPTGEGTVLDVDKYAIMHRVEIHARDLRILDPLLSYPSAILGREKAIVLNLEHIKAIITAEEMFLRDPSEEHVVPVVEELRRRLPPANVARQGKDEANAPHEVEGAEEDESPFEFRALEVALEAICSFLDARTTELETAAYPALDELTSKISSRNLDRVRKLKSAMTRLIARVQKVRDELERLLDDDNDMADLYLSRKLAGASSPISGSGRADWSPNSPPIFSKISRASRASVATYHIENDVEELEMLLEAYFRQIEGTLNKLITLREYIDDTEDYINFQLDNHRNQLIQLELFLSSGTVCLTLYSLVAGIFGMNIPYTWNDDHGYVFTWVVVFGAAISSVLFVVIIYYAKYKGLIGS; this is translated from the exons atggcggcggcggaggaggcggatcACGGTGGCGCCGCGGCGAAGAAGGCCCCGGCGGCGAGGAGCTGGATGGTGGTGGAACCCACCGGGGAGGGGACGGTGCTCGATGTGGATAAGTACGCGATCATGCACCGCGTGGAGATCCACGCTCGGGATTTGAGGATCCTCGATCCCTTGCTCTCCTATCCCTCCGCGATCCTGGGGCGGGAGAAGGCGATCGTTCTTAATCTCGAG cataTTAAGGCAATAATCACGGCAGAGGAG ATGTTTCTTAGAGATCCTTCTGAAGAGCATGTAGTTCCTGTAGTCGAGGAGCTCCGCAGACGTCTACCTCCGGCGAACGTTGCTCGCCAAGGGAAAGATGAAGCAAACGCACCACATGAGGTGGAAGGTGCTGAAGAGGATG AATCACCTTTTGAATTTCGTGCCTTGGAAGTTGCTTTGGAAGCAATTTGTAGCTTCCTTGATGCTCGTACCACTGAACTGGAAACTGCCGCTTACCCGGCATTAGATGAGCTGACATCTAAG ATCAGTAGCCGTAACTTGGACAGGGTTCGCAAGCTTAAGAGTGCAATGACTAGGTTGATTGCTCGTGTTCAGAAG GTAAGAGATGAGCTTGAACGCCTATTGGATGATGACAATGACATGGCTGATCTGTACCTATCAAGAAAGCTTGCTGGAGCATCCTCGCCTATTAGTGGCTCTGGTAGGGCTGATTGGTCTCCAAACTCACCACCAATATTTTCGAAAATATCTCGAGCTAGTAGGGCCAGTGTAGCAACATATCACATTGAGAATGATGTTGAAGAGCTTGAGATGTTACTGGAG GCATATTTCAGGCAAATTGAAGGAACTTTAAACAAATTGATCACG CTACGCGAGTACATTGATGATACAGAGGATTATATCAATTTTCAG CTTGATAATCATCGAAATCAGCTGATTCAg TTGGAGCTTTTCTTGAGCTCTGGCACTGTTTGCCTCACCCTGTACTCGTTAGTCGCTGGAATTTTCGGCATGAACATCCCATACACATGGAACGACGACCACGGTTATGTTTTTACATGG GTGGTAGTTTTCGGGGCAGCTATAAGTTCCGTGCTTTTCGTTGTGATCATTTATTATGCTAAATACAAAGGTCTTATTGGATCATGA